One Triticum dicoccoides isolate Atlit2015 ecotype Zavitan chromosome 5B, WEW_v2.0, whole genome shotgun sequence genomic window carries:
- the LOC119308683 gene encoding protein C2-DOMAIN ABA-RELATED 11-like has product MNEEAEGRGARPGVLKVVVAQGTNLAIRDFTSSDPYVVVRLADKSAKTKVINSCLNPVWNEEMVFSIREPLGIIKFEVFDRDRFKYDDKMGHAFLDLQPVAAATKLRRALKLTTGETRLRKVAPTADNCLLSDSFVTYADGEIVLDSRLRLRDVESGELFVTVKWIDAGAT; this is encoded by the exons ATGAACGAGGAGGCGGAGGGGAGGGGGGCGAGGCCCGGCGTGCTTAAGGTGGTGGTGGCGCAGGGGACCAACCTCGCCATCAGGGACTTCACCTCCAGCGACCCCTACGTCGTCGTCCGCCTCGCAGACAAG AGTGCAAAGACAAAAGTCATCAACAGTTGCCTCAATCCAGTTTGGAACGAAGAGATGGTCTTCTCTATCAGGGAACCTCTAGGGATCATCAAATTT GAGGTGTTCGACCGGGACCGGTTCAAGTACGACGACAAGATGGGACACGCCTTCCTCGACCTGCAGCCGGTGGCCGCCGCGACGAAGCTGCGGCGCGCGCTCAAGCTCACCACGGGGGAGACCAGGCTCCGGAAGGTGGCGCCGACCGCCGACAACTGCCTGCTCTCCGACAGCTTCGTGACCTACGCCGACGGCGAGATCGTGCTCGACTCCCGGCTGCGGCTGCGCGACGTCGAGTCCGGGGAGCTCTTCGTGACCGTCAAGTGGATCGACGCCGGCGCCACGTGA